One Falsarthrobacter nasiphocae DNA segment encodes these proteins:
- a CDS encoding MFS transporter has protein sequence MSAVSNRRLGWLIERFTVGTLVGGLGAGMFIPFSLLYFTQARSIPLPVVSVGLAVGAGVTLACAYPLGVAVDRLGAKRVLVLANMGRAVIFGLFAFVPHAPTILVLLILNCLLERGSWVALYTVIGRSPSLFGASGALRFARLSWLRNVGLGVGALVAAVLASDLSLMVVAVWANAVSYIIAGLCFMASGAGAGAQTSSESRKPGEAAPVRLAFGRVFWLVVVVKLFLVIIAGVFGSFLPVVADTYFSAAWLAGIGFSVNTWMIIFLQPWIIKRAQKFSPAGCLILGASIYVASGAVFVGAAVLPDVARPWMFLAGVVVFTIGEILVAPSSDQLADSALPSEVKGRGQSIYQSAWGVGGVFAPVLGGFVVIASSVGFGALLLFLALLGLGCGLIVVRALRRARVVSPM, from the coding sequence ATGAGCGCCGTCTCGAATCGGCGTCTCGGATGGCTCATCGAGCGCTTCACCGTTGGGACGCTCGTCGGCGGGCTCGGGGCAGGGATGTTCATTCCCTTCTCCCTGCTCTATTTCACTCAGGCTCGGTCAATCCCCTTGCCGGTTGTCAGCGTGGGGCTTGCTGTGGGGGCCGGAGTCACGCTCGCGTGTGCCTATCCGCTCGGGGTGGCCGTAGATCGGTTAGGGGCCAAGCGGGTTTTGGTCCTCGCGAATATGGGACGGGCGGTCATCTTCGGGCTCTTCGCCTTCGTCCCGCACGCTCCGACGATCCTTGTTCTACTCATCCTGAATTGTCTTCTGGAGAGGGGCAGCTGGGTCGCCCTCTACACGGTCATCGGCCGCTCGCCGAGTCTCTTTGGCGCGAGCGGCGCACTGCGCTTCGCCCGTCTCTCCTGGCTCCGGAACGTCGGCCTGGGCGTGGGAGCGCTCGTGGCGGCGGTTCTTGCCTCGGATCTTTCCCTCATGGTCGTGGCCGTGTGGGCCAACGCGGTGAGCTACATCATCGCAGGGCTGTGCTTTATGGCTAGTGGAGCCGGGGCGGGCGCCCAGACGTCCTCGGAGTCGCGGAAACCCGGCGAGGCGGCTCCCGTGCGTCTCGCGTTCGGCCGCGTCTTTTGGCTCGTTGTGGTCGTGAAACTCTTCCTCGTGATCATCGCTGGCGTGTTTGGCTCGTTCTTGCCCGTGGTCGCCGACACCTATTTTTCCGCCGCGTGGCTTGCGGGCATAGGATTCAGCGTCAATACGTGGATGATCATCTTCCTGCAGCCGTGGATCATCAAGAGAGCGCAGAAATTCAGTCCCGCTGGGTGCCTGATTCTGGGCGCATCGATATACGTTGCTTCGGGTGCCGTGTTTGTTGGGGCGGCGGTGCTCCCGGACGTGGCACGCCCGTGGATGTTCTTGGCCGGCGTCGTGGTTTTTACGATTGGTGAGATCCTCGTCGCGCCATCGTCGGACCAGCTGGCAGATTCGGCTCTTCCATCTGAGGTCAAGGGACGCGGCCAATCGATCTACCAGTCGGCATGGGGTGTGGGCGGTGTCTTCGCGCCGGTCCTCGGCGGCTTTGTCGTCATCGCGAGCAGCGTCGGTTTCGGCGCCCTCCTCCTCTTCTTGGCTTTGCTCGGGCTCGGGTGCGGATTGATTGTGGTCAGGGCACTGCGCCGGGCGCGTGTCGTGTCTCCGATGTGA
- a CDS encoding vitamin K epoxide reductase family protein, giving the protein MNAGEGSTALDHETAPDGARTRHEEGSRSALNEPPALPPVDRAFAWTLLVTSVGAWIASAILVAERLHLYKDPGYVTSCDINPWLSCGTVMKSWQAALFGFPNPLIGIVGFAIVVTIAMSMLAGARFRRWFWVCLQIGLFLALAFLGFLYYSAVFVIGALCIYCMIVWFFALPMFFATLKRNLVTGTIPAPAGVVRFFDHWTFVIVAVAEVLVFGGVFIQFYDAFLG; this is encoded by the coding sequence ATGAACGCAGGAGAAGGCAGCACCGCCCTGGACCATGAGACCGCCCCTGACGGGGCCAGGACGCGGCATGAGGAGGGCTCGCGCAGCGCGCTCAACGAGCCGCCGGCTCTGCCGCCCGTGGACCGCGCCTTCGCGTGGACCCTCCTCGTCACCTCGGTCGGCGCGTGGATCGCCTCCGCCATCCTCGTCGCGGAGCGGCTGCACCTCTACAAGGACCCCGGCTACGTCACGAGCTGCGACATCAACCCGTGGCTCTCGTGCGGCACCGTCATGAAGTCGTGGCAGGCGGCCCTCTTCGGGTTCCCGAACCCGCTCATAGGCATCGTCGGCTTCGCCATCGTCGTCACCATCGCCATGTCGATGCTCGCCGGGGCCCGGTTCCGCCGGTGGTTCTGGGTGTGCTTGCAGATCGGCCTCTTCCTGGCCCTCGCGTTCCTCGGCTTCCTCTACTACTCGGCGGTCTTCGTCATCGGCGCGCTGTGCATCTACTGCATGATCGTGTGGTTCTTCGCCCTGCCGATGTTCTTCGCCACGCTCAAGCGAAACCTTGTGACCGGGACCATCCCCGCGCCAGCCGGCGTCGTCCGCTTCTTCGATCACTGGACGTTCGTCATCGTGGCCGTGGCCGAGGTGCTCGTCTTCGGCGGCGTGTTCATCCAGTTCTACGACGCGTTCCTCGGCTAG
- a CDS encoding glucose-1-phosphate adenylyltransferase family protein, which yields MARPFPAHPEPPVVALVLAGGRGSRLSPLTDARAKPAVPFAGSFRMIDVVLSNIAHSGLENVWIVEQYRPFTLNRHLAGGRPWDLDSTRHGLQILPPAEGRSEEGFAAGNGHALHQQVPLLESFGASTVVVLSADHLYHLDLRPVLEQHAERGSELTVVTTEVPGDPSRYGVVQVDDDGAVTRYDYKPEQPEGQLVATEVFVYSVEALAEVTRALVAEEKASEAAGEADHDPEIDGDSLGDYGESIIPALVERGRAHEYRLDGYWRDIGTIDAYFQAHMDLVEGKGLELDRHAWPLLTNPRETAPAWIGPSASVRRSLVSPGARVEGEVEDSVIGPGVTVERGARVRRSVLLGDAVVPTGASLDAVVADLGADIPASAVGESKPGPGNITVLVPARRGPAESSDETTGV from the coding sequence ATGGCCCGCCCGTTCCCCGCCCACCCCGAACCGCCTGTCGTCGCGCTCGTCCTTGCAGGCGGACGCGGGTCCCGCCTGTCTCCCCTGACGGACGCTCGGGCCAAGCCCGCCGTTCCCTTCGCCGGCTCGTTCCGGATGATCGACGTTGTGCTCTCGAACATCGCGCACTCGGGGCTGGAGAACGTGTGGATTGTCGAGCAGTACCGGCCCTTCACCCTGAACCGGCACCTCGCGGGCGGTCGGCCGTGGGACCTCGACTCGACGCGGCACGGCCTCCAGATCCTCCCGCCCGCCGAAGGGCGCAGCGAAGAGGGCTTCGCCGCAGGCAACGGCCACGCGCTGCACCAGCAGGTGCCACTCCTGGAGTCCTTTGGCGCCAGCACCGTCGTCGTCCTCTCCGCCGATCACCTGTACCACCTGGACCTCCGGCCGGTCCTCGAACAGCACGCCGAGCGCGGGTCCGAGCTGACCGTCGTGACCACCGAGGTGCCCGGGGACCCCTCCCGCTACGGCGTGGTGCAGGTGGACGACGACGGGGCCGTGACCCGGTACGACTACAAGCCGGAACAGCCCGAGGGGCAGCTCGTGGCCACGGAGGTGTTCGTGTACAGCGTCGAGGCGCTCGCCGAGGTGACCCGAGCCCTCGTGGCCGAGGAGAAGGCGTCCGAGGCCGCGGGCGAGGCGGACCACGACCCGGAGATCGACGGAGACTCGCTCGGCGACTACGGCGAGTCCATCATCCCGGCGCTCGTGGAGCGGGGACGCGCGCACGAGTACCGGCTCGACGGCTACTGGCGGGACATCGGCACGATTGACGCGTACTTCCAGGCCCACATGGACCTCGTTGAGGGCAAGGGCCTCGAACTGGATCGGCACGCCTGGCCTCTCCTGACGAACCCGCGGGAGACGGCGCCCGCGTGGATCGGCCCCTCGGCGAGTGTCCGGCGGAGCCTGGTCTCCCCCGGCGCGCGGGTCGAGGGTGAGGTGGAGGACTCGGTCATCGGCCCGGGGGTCACCGTTGAGCGCGGCGCTCGCGTGCGCCGGTCCGTGCTGCTCGGGGACGCCGTGGTGCCGACGGGGGCCTCGCTCGACGCGGTGGTCGCGGACCTGGGCGCGGACATCCCGGCCTCGGCCGTGGGTGAGTCCAAGCCGGGCCCCGGAAACATCACGGTGCTTGTGCCAGCCCGGCGCGGGCCCGCGGAGTCGTCCGACGAGACGACGGGCGTCTGA
- a CDS encoding ATP-grasp domain-containing protein has protein sequence MPTDVAGKTLTVVGVAAHREAAFHRWAEMGLSVHAVVSPETRTESWQHLAAGVTRLNALDTRGLMEAIPVSDGVVTLSEFSVQAVATLAELLSLPGVTTSAANVARNKAHLRRVLRASGLDGDLASAEIRSERDLEAFFAIHGEESYVLKPADSSGSAGVVRVTSFAEAAQRFKAVRRWSFGGDVVIEEYVAGPEYSYEGWVQGSEAVLAAVVRKRTTADFVEIGHTATHAPNAGAWALIRSALRLLGVADGVFHAEVKLSPDGPRIIEIALRPAGGLIPTLVSLTTNVDLYEAQARIAVGAHVFEPVPNGTSAAIAHVVGQPMSHASPETLRAISRLPNVPEVYQAPRLDGDLAPLSGNDARAGYALAHGVGPTVESDARRAARMLADALCIDMTPVT, from the coding sequence GTGCCGACTGACGTTGCGGGGAAGACGTTGACCGTCGTTGGCGTGGCGGCTCATCGTGAGGCGGCATTTCACAGATGGGCGGAGATGGGCCTTAGCGTTCATGCTGTGGTCTCGCCCGAGACTCGCACCGAGTCGTGGCAACACTTGGCAGCGGGCGTCACTCGACTGAACGCGCTAGACACGCGCGGCCTCATGGAGGCTATCCCTGTCTCTGACGGAGTCGTCACCCTGTCGGAGTTTTCAGTGCAGGCGGTGGCCACCCTGGCAGAGTTGTTGTCGTTGCCAGGGGTGACGACGAGCGCGGCCAACGTGGCCCGAAATAAGGCTCATCTGCGCCGCGTGCTCCGTGCATCAGGACTGGACGGTGATCTTGCATCCGCGGAGATCCGGTCGGAGCGAGATCTTGAGGCCTTCTTCGCCATTCACGGAGAGGAGTCTTACGTCCTCAAGCCGGCAGACAGCTCGGGAAGCGCTGGCGTCGTTCGGGTGACATCATTCGCAGAGGCTGCACAGCGGTTTAAAGCAGTGCGTCGATGGAGCTTCGGTGGGGATGTGGTGATCGAGGAGTATGTCGCCGGACCGGAGTACAGCTACGAAGGGTGGGTTCAAGGTTCCGAGGCTGTTCTTGCTGCGGTCGTCCGGAAGAGGACGACGGCTGACTTCGTGGAAATAGGGCACACAGCGACCCACGCGCCGAACGCGGGGGCGTGGGCCCTGATCCGGTCTGCGTTGCGTCTGCTCGGTGTCGCAGACGGCGTGTTTCACGCGGAGGTGAAATTGTCGCCTGACGGGCCACGAATCATTGAAATTGCGCTGCGGCCCGCCGGCGGCCTGATCCCGACCTTGGTGAGTCTCACGACGAACGTCGACCTCTACGAAGCCCAGGCGCGGATCGCCGTGGGGGCCCACGTATTCGAGCCCGTCCCGAATGGAACCAGCGCAGCGATCGCCCACGTCGTAGGACAGCCGATGAGCCATGCTTCGCCAGAGACGCTCCGCGCCATATCTCGCTTGCCGAATGTCCCCGAGGTATATCAGGCACCCCGACTTGACGGGGACTTGGCACCGCTGAGCGGCAATGACGCTCGAGCGGGGTACGCGCTCGCTCACGGGGTCGGCCCCACGGTGGAGTCGGACGCCCGGCGTGCAGCGCGGATGCTGGCCGACGCTCTGTGCATTGACATGACTCCCGTGACATGA